One Bombus fervidus isolate BK054 chromosome 7, iyBomFerv1, whole genome shotgun sequence genomic region harbors:
- the LOC139988963 gene encoding uncharacterized protein isoform X1 gives MGRYFDFGRCSAREGWRGGRRTERRGNSFDVARGIWPKGRIETKAIAMRLFKRQCADTSPQLVSATPLSQDGTAPLTVAEENFGRSSKKLHKENDGLGRMSMKEDDSESPFLKPSSSVSCVSNRKGISTWGRKVGRRWDQLKRSDSSELLSVSGRRRRWSPNRKGGVTDEKENGISSSPELPKPKRISRVESLRNLFKSSERGSGFLNSDVSARNVTIQEEDVTCISHYPMEKALSEGAIKNVPFRRSLDDSRLDRGTILHEKKKQLSRSIQNLQEQHRVLDYILKNQDMLKTQEGTAFARETLEKVRSTSPKRKTIQTTTDDSKSSVSTQTRDFFNNHLSNIKRNLFNVRASGSDCDSYRADNHRPYSATGLEELMSNLRLGCDESGYDSDSTRAGADSPDIENSVPPMLKPRSFSITSDDYQGIDLSLPVSTPIKKDVTPGTEENESSPSCLENTVIINKSLLNESVTTNITAVASDGDSTDSCDEDTFVGFTEYSMNCTVGQRKSSIVASTSERCDGGTSKVFLSGNFEDKRTSSTIPVSNELSKIPERKLFAKPEQTLQLSQAAKLQNLQKSQIPLKSRKHIDASVLSLLDNAASPCKDSPPATKICATLVNSPLQYYSPKRSRSNMGPDDPEVVHCRNKIKKSEQITKVDHATSIPPTPAKTLVRRELKTMKLFVEKSGNLGISVERKEAVRPFYVISKMDVNGVAAKSKQFRIGDEIVRVCGRRLRGMSILEARSALKTCSGSVELQIAREPAFAFGEELGDTWGDILVRTRSDSEVWTLKQEKMNEKIETDVSDSINVRQETPSQCKVIGALMKDGTNLSANSIERTKSESEAIVRKEPSEKMTGMRKFQVVRKRAVIPVSYSRRATSLSMNLLTITLEKGAPKKLGFSIVGGSDSNKGSMGIFVKDIMAGGQAAEEGTLKIGDEILAINGISMDGLTHAKALQSFKAAKAGKMILHVGRRDPTHKRYIIQSKSYDCLDRLTETGDE, from the exons GCTATCGCGATGCGTCTGTTCAAACGACAGTGTGCTGATACCAGCCCACAGCTAGTTTCGGCTACTCCATTATCTCAGGATGGAACAGCGCCTTTGACAGTGGCAGAAGAAAATTTCGGTCGAAGTAGTAAAAAATTGCACAAGGAAAACGATGGATTAGGTCGGATGTCCATGAAAGAAGACGATAGCGAATCACCGTTCTTGAAACCGTCATCGTCGGTATCTTGCGTTTCGAATCGAAAAG GAATTTCGACATGGGGCAGAAAAGTAGGTCGAAGGTGGGATCAGTTAAAGAGATCGGACAGCTCCGAATTGCTTTCGGTTTCAGGCCGACGGAGACGATGGAGCCCGAATCGAAAAGGCGGTGTAACagacgagaaagaaaac GGTATCAGTAGTTCGCCTGAATTACCAAAGCCAAAGAGAATTTCCAGAGTGGAATCGTTACGAAATTTGTTCAAAAGCAGCGAGCGAGGTAGCGGCTTCTTGAACAGCGACGTGTCAGCTAGAAATGTGACGATACAAGAGGAGGATGTTACCTGCATCAGTCATTATCCGATGGAGAAGGCTTTGAGCGAGGGTGCCATAAAGAATGTCCCCTTTCGTAGGAGCTTGGACGATAGTCGACTAGATCGCGGAACGATACTTCacgagaaaaagaagcagCTCAGTCGCAGCATCCAGAACCTCCAGGAGCAACACCGAGTTTTAGATTATATTTTGAAGAACCAGGATATGCTTAAGACTCAAGAGGGAACGGCTTTCGCGAGAGAAACGTTGGAAAAAGTCAGAAGTACGAGTCCTAAACGAAAAACGATTCAGACTACGACGGATGATAGCAAGAGCAGTGTTTCCACGCAAACCAGAGACTTTTTCAATAACCATCTTAGCAATATTAAGAGGAATCTGTTCAACGTTCGCGCAAGTGGCAGTGATTGTGACAG TTACAGAGCCGACAATCACAGACCTTACTCGGCGACCGGCCTGGAGGAGCTGATGAGCAATCTGCGACTAGGATGTGACGAAAGTGGTTACGATTCCGACAGCACGCGAGCTGGCGCCGATTCTCCAGACATTGAGAACTCCGTTCCACCGATGTTAAAACCCCGTAGTTTCTCCATAACGTCGGACGATTACCAGGGCATCGATCTATCGTTACCAGTCAGTACACCGATAAAAAAAGACGTGACACCGGGAACGGAAGAAAATGAATCGAGTCCTTCTTGCCTCGAGAACACCGTCATTATAAACAAAAGTTTATTAAACGAATCGGTAACCACGAACATAACCGCAGTAGCTTCAGATGGAGACAGCACGGACAGTTGCGATGAGGATACTTTCGTAGGATTTACGGAATATTCTATGAACTGTACGGTCGGACAAAGAAAATCTAGCATCGTAGCATCTACGTCAGAAAGATGCGACGGTGGAACGTCGAAAGTATTTTTGAGTGGAAATTTCGAAGATAAAAGAACATCCTCGACCATACCTGTGAGCAACGAACTGTCGAAGATACCGGAGAGAAAGTTGTTCGCGAAGCCGGAACAAACACTGCAACTGTCGCAAGCGGCGAAGTTGCAGAATTTACAAAAGTCCCAGATACCGTTAAAGTCTCGGAAGCACATCGACGCCAGCGTGTTGAGTTTGTTGGATAACGCTGCATCTCCGTGCAAGGATAGTCCACCAGCGACGAAAATTTGCGCGACACTTGTCAATAGCCCTCTGCAGTACTATAGTCCAAAGAGATCACGGTCGAACATGGGGCCGGATGATCCCGAGGTTGTCCATTgtagaaacaaaattaaaaaatccgaACAGATAACTAAAGTCGATCATGCAACGTCAATTCCACCAACACCAGCGAAGACCTTGGTCCGTCGAGAGCTAAAGACTATGAAATTGTTCGTGGAGAAATCTGGGAACCTTGGCATTTCCGTAGAAAGGAAGGAAGCTGTTAGACCTTTCTATGTGATTTCAAAGATGGACGTAAATGGAGTAGCAGCTAAGTCGAAGCAATTTCGAATCGGCGACGAGATCGTTCGGGTTTGTGGACGTAGACTGCGTGGGATGTCGATCCTCGAAGCTAGAAGCGCGTTAAAAACATGTTCGGGATCCGTGGAATTACAGATAGCCAGAGAACCGGCTTTCGCTTTCGGTGAAGAGCTAGGTGACACGTGGGGCGACATTCTTGTGCGCACTCGAAGCGACTCCGAAGTATGGACgctgaaacaagaaaaaatgaatgaaaaaatagaaactgATGTTTCTGATTCCATAAATGTACGACAAGAAACCCCTTCTCAGTGTAAAGTAATTGGTGCCCTGATGAAGGATGGTACGAACTTATCCGCGAATTCTATAGAACGAACGAAAAGCGAAAGTGAAGCAATTGTGAGAAAAGAACCTAGCGAAAAGATGACTGGCATGAGAAAATTTCAGGTAGTGCGAAAGCGAGCTGTCATCCCGGTTTCCTATTCGCGTAGGGCGACTAGTTTGTCCATGAATTTGTTGACCATCACCTTGGAAAAGGGTGCTCCGAAGAAATTAGGCTTTTCTATAGTAGGTGGATCTGATAGCAACAAAGGATCCATGGGTATTTTCGTGAAGGATATCATGGCTGGTGGTCAGGCGGCCGAAGAAGGAACTCTGAAAATCGGAGACGAGATTCTAGCGATCAATGGAATATCGATGGACGGATTGACGCACGCGAAAGCGTTGCAAAGCTTCAAGGCTGCCAAAGCTGGGAAAATGATTCTTCACGTGGGTCGTAGAGACCCCACGCACAAACG ATATATCATTCAGTCGAAGTCGTACGATTGCCTGGATAGACTAACGGAAACTGGAGacgaataa
- the LOC139988963 gene encoding uncharacterized protein isoform X2, which translates to MGRYFDFGRCSAREGWRGGRRTERRGNSFDVARGIWPKGRIETKAIAMRLFKRQCADTSPQLVSATPLSQDGTAPLTVAEENFGRSSKKLHKENDGLGRMSMKEDDSESPFLKPSSSVSCVSNRKGISTWGRKVGRRWDQLKRSDSSELLSVSGRRRRWSPNRKGGVTDEKENGISSSPELPKPKRISRVESLRNLFKSSERGSGFLNSDVSARNVTIQEEDVTCISHYPMEKALSEGAIKNVPFRRSLDDSRLDRGTILHEKKKQLSRSIQNLQEQHRVLDYILKNQDMLKTQEGTAFARETLEKVRSTSPKRKTIQTTTDDSKSSVSTQTRDFFNNHLSNIKRNLFNVRASGSDCDRADNHRPYSATGLEELMSNLRLGCDESGYDSDSTRAGADSPDIENSVPPMLKPRSFSITSDDYQGIDLSLPVSTPIKKDVTPGTEENESSPSCLENTVIINKSLLNESVTTNITAVASDGDSTDSCDEDTFVGFTEYSMNCTVGQRKSSIVASTSERCDGGTSKVFLSGNFEDKRTSSTIPVSNELSKIPERKLFAKPEQTLQLSQAAKLQNLQKSQIPLKSRKHIDASVLSLLDNAASPCKDSPPATKICATLVNSPLQYYSPKRSRSNMGPDDPEVVHCRNKIKKSEQITKVDHATSIPPTPAKTLVRRELKTMKLFVEKSGNLGISVERKEAVRPFYVISKMDVNGVAAKSKQFRIGDEIVRVCGRRLRGMSILEARSALKTCSGSVELQIAREPAFAFGEELGDTWGDILVRTRSDSEVWTLKQEKMNEKIETDVSDSINVRQETPSQCKVIGALMKDGTNLSANSIERTKSESEAIVRKEPSEKMTGMRKFQVVRKRAVIPVSYSRRATSLSMNLLTITLEKGAPKKLGFSIVGGSDSNKGSMGIFVKDIMAGGQAAEEGTLKIGDEILAINGISMDGLTHAKALQSFKAAKAGKMILHVGRRDPTHKRYIIQSKSYDCLDRLTETGDE; encoded by the exons GCTATCGCGATGCGTCTGTTCAAACGACAGTGTGCTGATACCAGCCCACAGCTAGTTTCGGCTACTCCATTATCTCAGGATGGAACAGCGCCTTTGACAGTGGCAGAAGAAAATTTCGGTCGAAGTAGTAAAAAATTGCACAAGGAAAACGATGGATTAGGTCGGATGTCCATGAAAGAAGACGATAGCGAATCACCGTTCTTGAAACCGTCATCGTCGGTATCTTGCGTTTCGAATCGAAAAG GAATTTCGACATGGGGCAGAAAAGTAGGTCGAAGGTGGGATCAGTTAAAGAGATCGGACAGCTCCGAATTGCTTTCGGTTTCAGGCCGACGGAGACGATGGAGCCCGAATCGAAAAGGCGGTGTAACagacgagaaagaaaac GGTATCAGTAGTTCGCCTGAATTACCAAAGCCAAAGAGAATTTCCAGAGTGGAATCGTTACGAAATTTGTTCAAAAGCAGCGAGCGAGGTAGCGGCTTCTTGAACAGCGACGTGTCAGCTAGAAATGTGACGATACAAGAGGAGGATGTTACCTGCATCAGTCATTATCCGATGGAGAAGGCTTTGAGCGAGGGTGCCATAAAGAATGTCCCCTTTCGTAGGAGCTTGGACGATAGTCGACTAGATCGCGGAACGATACTTCacgagaaaaagaagcagCTCAGTCGCAGCATCCAGAACCTCCAGGAGCAACACCGAGTTTTAGATTATATTTTGAAGAACCAGGATATGCTTAAGACTCAAGAGGGAACGGCTTTCGCGAGAGAAACGTTGGAAAAAGTCAGAAGTACGAGTCCTAAACGAAAAACGATTCAGACTACGACGGATGATAGCAAGAGCAGTGTTTCCACGCAAACCAGAGACTTTTTCAATAACCATCTTAGCAATATTAAGAGGAATCTGTTCAACGTTCGCGCAAGTGGCAGTGATTGTGACAG AGCCGACAATCACAGACCTTACTCGGCGACCGGCCTGGAGGAGCTGATGAGCAATCTGCGACTAGGATGTGACGAAAGTGGTTACGATTCCGACAGCACGCGAGCTGGCGCCGATTCTCCAGACATTGAGAACTCCGTTCCACCGATGTTAAAACCCCGTAGTTTCTCCATAACGTCGGACGATTACCAGGGCATCGATCTATCGTTACCAGTCAGTACACCGATAAAAAAAGACGTGACACCGGGAACGGAAGAAAATGAATCGAGTCCTTCTTGCCTCGAGAACACCGTCATTATAAACAAAAGTTTATTAAACGAATCGGTAACCACGAACATAACCGCAGTAGCTTCAGATGGAGACAGCACGGACAGTTGCGATGAGGATACTTTCGTAGGATTTACGGAATATTCTATGAACTGTACGGTCGGACAAAGAAAATCTAGCATCGTAGCATCTACGTCAGAAAGATGCGACGGTGGAACGTCGAAAGTATTTTTGAGTGGAAATTTCGAAGATAAAAGAACATCCTCGACCATACCTGTGAGCAACGAACTGTCGAAGATACCGGAGAGAAAGTTGTTCGCGAAGCCGGAACAAACACTGCAACTGTCGCAAGCGGCGAAGTTGCAGAATTTACAAAAGTCCCAGATACCGTTAAAGTCTCGGAAGCACATCGACGCCAGCGTGTTGAGTTTGTTGGATAACGCTGCATCTCCGTGCAAGGATAGTCCACCAGCGACGAAAATTTGCGCGACACTTGTCAATAGCCCTCTGCAGTACTATAGTCCAAAGAGATCACGGTCGAACATGGGGCCGGATGATCCCGAGGTTGTCCATTgtagaaacaaaattaaaaaatccgaACAGATAACTAAAGTCGATCATGCAACGTCAATTCCACCAACACCAGCGAAGACCTTGGTCCGTCGAGAGCTAAAGACTATGAAATTGTTCGTGGAGAAATCTGGGAACCTTGGCATTTCCGTAGAAAGGAAGGAAGCTGTTAGACCTTTCTATGTGATTTCAAAGATGGACGTAAATGGAGTAGCAGCTAAGTCGAAGCAATTTCGAATCGGCGACGAGATCGTTCGGGTTTGTGGACGTAGACTGCGTGGGATGTCGATCCTCGAAGCTAGAAGCGCGTTAAAAACATGTTCGGGATCCGTGGAATTACAGATAGCCAGAGAACCGGCTTTCGCTTTCGGTGAAGAGCTAGGTGACACGTGGGGCGACATTCTTGTGCGCACTCGAAGCGACTCCGAAGTATGGACgctgaaacaagaaaaaatgaatgaaaaaatagaaactgATGTTTCTGATTCCATAAATGTACGACAAGAAACCCCTTCTCAGTGTAAAGTAATTGGTGCCCTGATGAAGGATGGTACGAACTTATCCGCGAATTCTATAGAACGAACGAAAAGCGAAAGTGAAGCAATTGTGAGAAAAGAACCTAGCGAAAAGATGACTGGCATGAGAAAATTTCAGGTAGTGCGAAAGCGAGCTGTCATCCCGGTTTCCTATTCGCGTAGGGCGACTAGTTTGTCCATGAATTTGTTGACCATCACCTTGGAAAAGGGTGCTCCGAAGAAATTAGGCTTTTCTATAGTAGGTGGATCTGATAGCAACAAAGGATCCATGGGTATTTTCGTGAAGGATATCATGGCTGGTGGTCAGGCGGCCGAAGAAGGAACTCTGAAAATCGGAGACGAGATTCTAGCGATCAATGGAATATCGATGGACGGATTGACGCACGCGAAAGCGTTGCAAAGCTTCAAGGCTGCCAAAGCTGGGAAAATGATTCTTCACGTGGGTCGTAGAGACCCCACGCACAAACG ATATATCATTCAGTCGAAGTCGTACGATTGCCTGGATAGACTAACGGAAACTGGAGacgaataa
- the LOC139988963 gene encoding uncharacterized protein isoform X3, giving the protein MRLFKRQCADTSPQLVSATPLSQDGTAPLTVAEENFGRSSKKLHKENDGLGRMSMKEDDSESPFLKPSSSVSCVSNRKGISTWGRKVGRRWDQLKRSDSSELLSVSGRRRRWSPNRKGGVTDEKENGISSSPELPKPKRISRVESLRNLFKSSERGSGFLNSDVSARNVTIQEEDVTCISHYPMEKALSEGAIKNVPFRRSLDDSRLDRGTILHEKKKQLSRSIQNLQEQHRVLDYILKNQDMLKTQEGTAFARETLEKVRSTSPKRKTIQTTTDDSKSSVSTQTRDFFNNHLSNIKRNLFNVRASGSDCDSYRADNHRPYSATGLEELMSNLRLGCDESGYDSDSTRAGADSPDIENSVPPMLKPRSFSITSDDYQGIDLSLPVSTPIKKDVTPGTEENESSPSCLENTVIINKSLLNESVTTNITAVASDGDSTDSCDEDTFVGFTEYSMNCTVGQRKSSIVASTSERCDGGTSKVFLSGNFEDKRTSSTIPVSNELSKIPERKLFAKPEQTLQLSQAAKLQNLQKSQIPLKSRKHIDASVLSLLDNAASPCKDSPPATKICATLVNSPLQYYSPKRSRSNMGPDDPEVVHCRNKIKKSEQITKVDHATSIPPTPAKTLVRRELKTMKLFVEKSGNLGISVERKEAVRPFYVISKMDVNGVAAKSKQFRIGDEIVRVCGRRLRGMSILEARSALKTCSGSVELQIAREPAFAFGEELGDTWGDILVRTRSDSEVWTLKQEKMNEKIETDVSDSINVRQETPSQCKVIGALMKDGTNLSANSIERTKSESEAIVRKEPSEKMTGMRKFQVVRKRAVIPVSYSRRATSLSMNLLTITLEKGAPKKLGFSIVGGSDSNKGSMGIFVKDIMAGGQAAEEGTLKIGDEILAINGISMDGLTHAKALQSFKAAKAGKMILHVGRRDPTHKRYIIQSKSYDCLDRLTETGDE; this is encoded by the exons ATGCGTCTGTTCAAACGACAGTGTGCTGATACCAGCCCACAGCTAGTTTCGGCTACTCCATTATCTCAGGATGGAACAGCGCCTTTGACAGTGGCAGAAGAAAATTTCGGTCGAAGTAGTAAAAAATTGCACAAGGAAAACGATGGATTAGGTCGGATGTCCATGAAAGAAGACGATAGCGAATCACCGTTCTTGAAACCGTCATCGTCGGTATCTTGCGTTTCGAATCGAAAAG GAATTTCGACATGGGGCAGAAAAGTAGGTCGAAGGTGGGATCAGTTAAAGAGATCGGACAGCTCCGAATTGCTTTCGGTTTCAGGCCGACGGAGACGATGGAGCCCGAATCGAAAAGGCGGTGTAACagacgagaaagaaaac GGTATCAGTAGTTCGCCTGAATTACCAAAGCCAAAGAGAATTTCCAGAGTGGAATCGTTACGAAATTTGTTCAAAAGCAGCGAGCGAGGTAGCGGCTTCTTGAACAGCGACGTGTCAGCTAGAAATGTGACGATACAAGAGGAGGATGTTACCTGCATCAGTCATTATCCGATGGAGAAGGCTTTGAGCGAGGGTGCCATAAAGAATGTCCCCTTTCGTAGGAGCTTGGACGATAGTCGACTAGATCGCGGAACGATACTTCacgagaaaaagaagcagCTCAGTCGCAGCATCCAGAACCTCCAGGAGCAACACCGAGTTTTAGATTATATTTTGAAGAACCAGGATATGCTTAAGACTCAAGAGGGAACGGCTTTCGCGAGAGAAACGTTGGAAAAAGTCAGAAGTACGAGTCCTAAACGAAAAACGATTCAGACTACGACGGATGATAGCAAGAGCAGTGTTTCCACGCAAACCAGAGACTTTTTCAATAACCATCTTAGCAATATTAAGAGGAATCTGTTCAACGTTCGCGCAAGTGGCAGTGATTGTGACAG TTACAGAGCCGACAATCACAGACCTTACTCGGCGACCGGCCTGGAGGAGCTGATGAGCAATCTGCGACTAGGATGTGACGAAAGTGGTTACGATTCCGACAGCACGCGAGCTGGCGCCGATTCTCCAGACATTGAGAACTCCGTTCCACCGATGTTAAAACCCCGTAGTTTCTCCATAACGTCGGACGATTACCAGGGCATCGATCTATCGTTACCAGTCAGTACACCGATAAAAAAAGACGTGACACCGGGAACGGAAGAAAATGAATCGAGTCCTTCTTGCCTCGAGAACACCGTCATTATAAACAAAAGTTTATTAAACGAATCGGTAACCACGAACATAACCGCAGTAGCTTCAGATGGAGACAGCACGGACAGTTGCGATGAGGATACTTTCGTAGGATTTACGGAATATTCTATGAACTGTACGGTCGGACAAAGAAAATCTAGCATCGTAGCATCTACGTCAGAAAGATGCGACGGTGGAACGTCGAAAGTATTTTTGAGTGGAAATTTCGAAGATAAAAGAACATCCTCGACCATACCTGTGAGCAACGAACTGTCGAAGATACCGGAGAGAAAGTTGTTCGCGAAGCCGGAACAAACACTGCAACTGTCGCAAGCGGCGAAGTTGCAGAATTTACAAAAGTCCCAGATACCGTTAAAGTCTCGGAAGCACATCGACGCCAGCGTGTTGAGTTTGTTGGATAACGCTGCATCTCCGTGCAAGGATAGTCCACCAGCGACGAAAATTTGCGCGACACTTGTCAATAGCCCTCTGCAGTACTATAGTCCAAAGAGATCACGGTCGAACATGGGGCCGGATGATCCCGAGGTTGTCCATTgtagaaacaaaattaaaaaatccgaACAGATAACTAAAGTCGATCATGCAACGTCAATTCCACCAACACCAGCGAAGACCTTGGTCCGTCGAGAGCTAAAGACTATGAAATTGTTCGTGGAGAAATCTGGGAACCTTGGCATTTCCGTAGAAAGGAAGGAAGCTGTTAGACCTTTCTATGTGATTTCAAAGATGGACGTAAATGGAGTAGCAGCTAAGTCGAAGCAATTTCGAATCGGCGACGAGATCGTTCGGGTTTGTGGACGTAGACTGCGTGGGATGTCGATCCTCGAAGCTAGAAGCGCGTTAAAAACATGTTCGGGATCCGTGGAATTACAGATAGCCAGAGAACCGGCTTTCGCTTTCGGTGAAGAGCTAGGTGACACGTGGGGCGACATTCTTGTGCGCACTCGAAGCGACTCCGAAGTATGGACgctgaaacaagaaaaaatgaatgaaaaaatagaaactgATGTTTCTGATTCCATAAATGTACGACAAGAAACCCCTTCTCAGTGTAAAGTAATTGGTGCCCTGATGAAGGATGGTACGAACTTATCCGCGAATTCTATAGAACGAACGAAAAGCGAAAGTGAAGCAATTGTGAGAAAAGAACCTAGCGAAAAGATGACTGGCATGAGAAAATTTCAGGTAGTGCGAAAGCGAGCTGTCATCCCGGTTTCCTATTCGCGTAGGGCGACTAGTTTGTCCATGAATTTGTTGACCATCACCTTGGAAAAGGGTGCTCCGAAGAAATTAGGCTTTTCTATAGTAGGTGGATCTGATAGCAACAAAGGATCCATGGGTATTTTCGTGAAGGATATCATGGCTGGTGGTCAGGCGGCCGAAGAAGGAACTCTGAAAATCGGAGACGAGATTCTAGCGATCAATGGAATATCGATGGACGGATTGACGCACGCGAAAGCGTTGCAAAGCTTCAAGGCTGCCAAAGCTGGGAAAATGATTCTTCACGTGGGTCGTAGAGACCCCACGCACAAACG ATATATCATTCAGTCGAAGTCGTACGATTGCCTGGATAGACTAACGGAAACTGGAGacgaataa